Proteins encoded by one window of Mycolicibacterium sp. ND9-15:
- a CDS encoding LLM class F420-dependent oxidoreductase, which translates to MNYGLVLFTSDRGITPAAAAKLAEDHGFTTFYVPEHTHIPIKRQAAHPTTGDESLPDDRYMRTLDPWVSLGTAAAVTSRVRLSTAVALPVEHDPITLAKSIATLDHLSGGRVSLGVGFGWNTDELADHNVPPGRRRTMLREYLEAMRALWTQEEASYEGEFVNFGPSWAWPKPIQSHIPVLVGAAGTEKNFKWIARSADGWITTPRDFDIDEPVKLLQDTWAAAGREGAPQIVALDFKPDPEKLARWGDLGVTEVLFGLPDKSADDVAAYVERLAGKLAALV; encoded by the coding sequence ATGAACTACGGGCTCGTGCTGTTCACCAGTGATCGTGGGATCACGCCCGCAGCGGCCGCCAAGCTGGCCGAGGACCACGGGTTCACCACGTTCTACGTGCCCGAACACACGCATATCCCGATCAAGAGGCAGGCTGCGCACCCGACGACGGGCGACGAGTCGCTGCCCGACGACCGCTACATGCGCACGCTCGATCCGTGGGTCAGCCTGGGTACCGCCGCGGCCGTGACCTCTCGCGTTCGGCTGTCGACGGCCGTGGCGCTGCCGGTCGAGCACGACCCGATCACGCTGGCGAAATCGATCGCGACGCTCGATCACCTGTCCGGTGGCCGCGTCAGCCTGGGGGTGGGGTTCGGCTGGAACACCGACGAGCTTGCCGACCACAACGTGCCGCCCGGCCGTCGGCGCACGATGCTGCGCGAGTATCTGGAAGCGATGCGGGCGCTGTGGACCCAGGAGGAAGCGTCGTACGAGGGCGAGTTCGTCAACTTCGGCCCGAGTTGGGCGTGGCCCAAGCCGATCCAATCGCACATCCCGGTCCTCGTCGGCGCCGCGGGAACCGAGAAGAATTTCAAGTGGATCGCCCGGTCCGCCGACGGCTGGATCACCACGCCGCGTGACTTCGACATCGACGAGCCGGTCAAGCTGCTGCAGGACACCTGGGCGGCAGCAGGTCGCGAAGGCGCGCCGCAGATCGTCGCGCTCGACTTCAAGCCCGATCCCGAAAAGCTGGCCCGTTGGGGCGATCTCGGTGTCACCGAGGTGCTCTTCGGGCTGCCGGACAAGTCCGCCGACGACGTCGCGGCCTACGTGGAACGCCTGGCGGGCAAGCTGGCCGCGCTGGTTTGA
- a CDS encoding cell division protein PerM, with protein sequence MDQRAVGARQARELLRVAFGPSLVALVVIAAIVLLQLLIANSDMTGALGAIASMWLGVHLVPVSIGGAEVGVLPLLPVLVMVWGTARTTAAATNPHGSWFVTRWVVASALGGPLLLAAIALAVIHDAASVLTELQTPHALRAFGGVLAVHAIGAVVGVGSRVGRRVMAGVSLPAWLPDAFRAAAAGVLALVGLSGVVMAGSLLVHWSTMHDLYSITDSMFGQFSLTVLSVLYIPNVMVGTAAVAVGSSAHVGLATFSSFTVFGGDIPALPLLAAVPTPPLGPVWVALLIVAAASAVAVGQQCARRPLALGPALAKLAVASGLAALTMVLLGYAGGGRLGNFGDVGVDQATFGPAVFFWFAGIGALTVSMTGGIARRPRAPEPVVEAEAEPDVGSQPEPEPESADPEPQPEPAGGEPEPERAELEDTEADVEATRDVPNDSKNDVVEDPEDHFMADDDGAPGSH encoded by the coding sequence GTGGATCAACGGGCAGTCGGCGCACGCCAGGCGCGTGAGCTGCTTCGGGTCGCGTTCGGGCCGTCGTTGGTGGCGCTCGTCGTCATCGCGGCGATCGTGCTGCTGCAGCTGCTCATCGCCAACAGCGACATGACCGGCGCGCTCGGCGCGATCGCCAGCATGTGGCTCGGCGTGCACCTGGTACCGGTGTCGATCGGCGGAGCCGAGGTCGGGGTGCTGCCGCTCTTGCCGGTGCTCGTGATGGTGTGGGGCACCGCGCGCACGACAGCCGCGGCCACCAACCCGCACGGCTCGTGGTTCGTGACGCGCTGGGTCGTGGCCTCTGCGCTGGGCGGACCGCTGTTGCTCGCCGCGATCGCGCTGGCCGTCATCCACGACGCCGCGTCGGTGCTCACCGAACTGCAGACCCCGCACGCGCTGCGCGCATTCGGCGGCGTGCTGGCCGTACACGCGATCGGTGCGGTGGTGGGCGTCGGGTCGCGAGTCGGCAGGCGAGTGATGGCCGGGGTGTCACTGCCCGCCTGGCTGCCGGACGCGTTCCGAGCCGCCGCCGCGGGTGTGCTTGCGCTGGTCGGCCTCTCGGGTGTCGTGATGGCCGGTTCGCTGCTTGTGCACTGGTCGACGATGCACGACCTCTACTCGATCACCGACTCGATGTTCGGCCAGTTCAGCCTGACCGTGCTGTCGGTGCTCTACATACCCAATGTGATGGTCGGGACGGCAGCGGTGGCGGTCGGATCCAGCGCGCACGTCGGGCTCGCCACCTTCAGTTCGTTCACGGTGTTCGGCGGCGACATCCCGGCGCTTCCCCTGCTGGCCGCGGTGCCGACGCCGCCGCTGGGCCCGGTATGGGTGGCGCTGCTGATCGTCGCGGCGGCATCCGCGGTGGCGGTCGGGCAGCAGTGCGCGCGACGGCCGCTTGCGCTCGGGCCCGCGTTGGCCAAGTTGGCCGTTGCCTCCGGCCTGGCCGCGCTGACCATGGTGCTGCTCGGCTACGCCGGTGGTGGGCGGCTCGGCAACTTCGGGGACGTCGGCGTGGACCAGGCGACGTTCGGACCCGCGGTCTTCTTCTGGTTCGCCGGGATCGGCGCGCTGACCGTGTCGATGACGGGCGGCATCGCCCGCAGGCCGCGGGCGCCGGAGCCGGTTGTCGAGGCGGAAGCCGAGCCGGACGTGGGCTCCCAACCGGAACCCGAGCCCGAGTCCGCCGACCCCGAGCCCCAGCCCGAGCCTGCTGGCGGGGAGCCCGAACCCGAGCGTGCGGAACTGGAAGACACCGAAGCCGACGTCGAAGCTACCCGGGACGTCCCGAACGACAGCAAAAACGACGTCGTCGAGGACCCCGAGGACCACTTCATGGCGGACGACGACGGCGCACCCGGTAGCCATTAG
- a CDS encoding DUF5336 domain-containing protein produces MTYPPSSPGSPGYPPAQQPTTQFSAPTQQFGKSPEVGQSAADAPSRLPGYLAIAVALLGLAVYLSSFAPLFTISASDFPGLGSISGSSFGLVLAVAASLVAGLLAGASLLPRQGVSTPAYTVLAVAAFLLVIAEVINRPSGAAIDWGLYLIIAFSLLQAVVAVAVLLFESGVITPPVPRPKYDQSYGQQYGAPGHYYGQSHGQSHGQSHGQSHGQSHGQSLHGGPQHQQRPGYPSTYPGGYPGGPSTGGFPGAPQQGQQHGQQGPPTPPTGFPAYGQPPSSSSPTSTQDPSQPSPSSQSTPPPS; encoded by the coding sequence ATGACGTACCCCCCAAGTTCGCCCGGTAGCCCGGGATACCCGCCCGCACAGCAGCCGACCACCCAGTTCTCTGCGCCGACGCAGCAGTTCGGCAAGTCACCGGAGGTGGGGCAGTCGGCCGCCGACGCCCCGAGCAGGCTGCCGGGCTACCTCGCCATCGCGGTGGCTCTGTTGGGCCTGGCGGTGTACCTGTCGAGCTTCGCGCCGCTGTTCACCATCTCCGCCTCCGATTTCCCGGGCCTGGGCAGCATCAGCGGAAGCTCGTTCGGCCTGGTGCTCGCTGTCGCCGCGTCGCTCGTGGCGGGGCTGCTGGCCGGGGCGAGCCTGCTGCCACGGCAGGGCGTCTCCACGCCGGCCTACACCGTGCTGGCAGTCGCCGCGTTCCTCCTCGTCATCGCCGAGGTGATCAACCGGCCCAGCGGCGCCGCGATCGACTGGGGGCTGTACCTGATCATCGCGTTCTCGCTGTTGCAGGCGGTCGTCGCCGTCGCGGTGCTGCTGTTCGAGTCCGGCGTCATCACCCCGCCGGTACCGCGGCCGAAGTACGACCAGTCCTACGGGCAGCAGTACGGCGCTCCGGGCCACTACTACGGCCAGTCCCACGGCCAGTCCCATGGCCAGTCCCATGGCCAGTCCCATGGCCAGTCCCATGGCCAGTCACTTCACGGCGGACCGCAACATCAGCAGCGGCCGGGATATCCGTCGACGTACCCGGGCGGTTATCCGGGCGGCCCGTCGACGGGTGGCTTCCCAGGGGCCCCGCAACAAGGCCAGCAGCACGGCCAGCAGGGCCCGCCGACGCCGCCGACCGGATTTCCCGCGTACGGCCAGCCACCGTCATCCTCTTCGCCGACGTCGACCCAGGATCCGTCACAGCCGTCGCCCTCATCGCAGTCGACCCCGCCGCCGTCCTGA
- a CDS encoding acetyl-CoA acetyltransferase produces the protein MVDPRTPVIVGVGQFTERIDDSDYRGLSAVDLATEAVRAALADTGVDVTAAATAIETVYGLRQFEISGPMPAKLGKSNNYPRSVMRRIGGDPTRVVLEPVGGQGPQKLVTEAGNAIAAGEFDVAMVIGSEPGSTARYFADRDDKPDFTEQVDGQLEDRGHQIHQYFTEYTASHGLTGAAVQYGLLDNARRGRLGRSVGDYRQEMAELFAPMSKVAAKNPFSSSPVERSVEEIVTVTDDNRMICDPYPRLLVARDQVNQGAAAIMMSVAAARRLGVPEEKWVYLHGHSDMTEQGLLDRVDLGASPAAVHAAREALRVAEIGVDDIATFDLYSCFPFPVFVVSEALGIDGADPRGLTVTGGLPYFGGPGNSYSLHAIAETVGRIRETPGQFGFVGANGGTMSKYSVGIYSTLPVGWRTDRSAALNLDVAALPKVPVTEWPEGRGTIETYSVRYDWPVRTGVIIGRSDADNTRFMALTEDENLVALMSDGDPLGAAIEVRRDGKVNRAKLR, from the coding sequence ATGGTCGATCCGCGGACCCCGGTCATCGTCGGCGTCGGACAGTTCACCGAACGCATAGACGATTCCGACTACCGGGGCCTGTCGGCGGTGGACCTGGCGACCGAGGCGGTGCGTGCGGCGCTGGCCGACACCGGTGTCGATGTCACGGCGGCCGCGACGGCGATCGAGACGGTGTACGGCTTGCGCCAGTTCGAGATCTCCGGGCCGATGCCCGCGAAACTGGGCAAGTCGAACAACTATCCGCGTTCGGTGATGCGGCGGATCGGCGGCGATCCCACCCGCGTCGTGCTCGAACCGGTCGGCGGGCAGGGCCCGCAGAAGCTCGTCACCGAAGCCGGGAACGCCATCGCGGCAGGCGAATTCGATGTAGCGATGGTGATCGGTTCCGAACCGGGGTCGACGGCTCGGTACTTCGCCGACCGCGACGACAAGCCCGACTTCACCGAACAGGTCGACGGCCAACTCGAGGATCGCGGCCACCAAATCCACCAGTACTTCACCGAATACACCGCCTCGCACGGGCTGACCGGTGCCGCGGTGCAATACGGCCTGCTGGACAACGCACGCCGCGGCCGGCTCGGGCGCAGCGTCGGTGATTACCGGCAGGAGATGGCCGAGTTGTTCGCGCCCATGTCGAAAGTCGCTGCGAAGAACCCGTTCTCGTCATCTCCGGTCGAGCGCTCCGTCGAGGAGATCGTCACCGTCACCGACGACAACCGGATGATCTGCGATCCCTACCCCCGACTGCTGGTGGCGCGCGATCAGGTCAACCAGGGTGCCGCCGCGATCATGATGTCGGTGGCCGCCGCGCGTCGTCTCGGGGTACCCGAGGAGAAGTGGGTCTATCTGCACGGTCATTCGGACATGACCGAGCAGGGACTGCTGGACCGCGTCGACCTCGGCGCCAGCCCGGCGGCTGTGCATGCCGCGCGAGAAGCCTTGCGGGTGGCGGAAATCGGTGTCGACGACATCGCCACCTTCGACCTGTACAGCTGCTTCCCGTTCCCGGTCTTCGTCGTCTCCGAGGCGCTGGGCATCGACGGCGCCGATCCGCGCGGCCTTACCGTGACCGGCGGCCTGCCGTACTTCGGCGGACCGGGTAACAGCTACTCGCTACACGCCATCGCCGAAACGGTGGGCAGGATACGCGAGACACCAGGACAATTCGGGTTCGTCGGCGCCAACGGCGGCACCATGAGCAAGTACTCGGTGGGCATCTACTCGACCCTTCCGGTCGGGTGGCGGACGGACCGCAGTGCCGCCCTGAACCTCGACGTGGCCGCACTCCCCAAGGTGCCCGTCACCGAGTGGCCCGAAGGACGCGGGACAATCGAAACGTATTCGGTGCGCTACGACTGGCCGGTGCGCACCGGCGTCATCATCGGCAGATCCGATGCGGACAACACGAGGTTCATGGCGCTCACCGAGGACGAGAACCTCGTCGCGCTGATGTCCGACGGCGACCCCCTCGGTGCGGCGATCGAGGTGCGCCGCGACGGCAAGGTCAATCGCGCCAAGCTTCGGTAA
- a CDS encoding sigma 54-interacting transcriptional regulator: MTQPQELPRTVGELRASGHRERGVKQEIRENLLAALSEGRNPWLGIFGFDDTVIPQLERALIAGHDIVLLGERGQGKTRLLRALSGLLDEWTPVIAGSELGEHPFSPITPESIRRAADSGDDLPVAWRHRSERYTEKLATPDTSVADLVGDIDPIKVAEGRSLGDPETIAYGLIPRAHRGIVAINELPDLAERIQVSMLNVMEERDIQVRGYTLRLPLDVLVVASANPEDYTNRGRIITPLKDRFGAEIRTHYPLELKAEVGVIMQEAHLAAEVPEYLVQVLARFARYLRESRSIDQRSGVSARFAIAAAETVAAAARHRSAVLGEHESVARVIDLASIVEVLRGKLEFESGEEGREQAVLEHLLRRATADTAQRLLGGIDVGPLVVAIENGSAVTTGERVAARDVLDAVPEVPAIAEIQKRLDAKSDGQRAAAVELALEALYLAKRIDKVSGEGETTYG, encoded by the coding sequence GTGACTCAACCCCAGGAACTACCCCGCACGGTCGGCGAGCTGAGGGCGTCCGGCCACCGCGAGCGCGGCGTCAAGCAGGAAATCCGGGAGAACTTGCTGGCCGCGCTATCCGAGGGCCGCAACCCGTGGCTGGGCATCTTCGGCTTCGACGACACCGTCATTCCGCAGCTGGAGCGCGCGTTGATCGCCGGCCACGACATCGTGCTGCTCGGCGAACGCGGTCAGGGCAAGACTCGGCTGCTTCGTGCGCTGAGCGGCCTGCTGGACGAGTGGACGCCAGTGATCGCCGGCTCCGAGCTGGGCGAGCACCCGTTCAGCCCGATCACTCCCGAGTCGATTCGACGGGCGGCCGACTCGGGCGACGACCTGCCCGTCGCCTGGCGGCACCGCAGCGAGCGCTACACCGAGAAGCTGGCCACCCCGGACACCAGCGTCGCCGACCTGGTCGGCGACATCGACCCGATCAAGGTGGCCGAGGGCCGCAGCCTCGGCGACCCGGAGACCATCGCCTACGGCCTCATCCCGCGGGCGCATCGCGGCATCGTCGCGATCAACGAGCTGCCCGACCTCGCCGAGCGCATCCAGGTGTCCATGCTCAACGTGATGGAGGAGCGCGACATCCAGGTGCGCGGCTACACGCTGCGGTTGCCGCTCGACGTTCTCGTCGTCGCCAGTGCCAACCCCGAGGACTACACGAATCGCGGCCGGATCATCACCCCGCTCAAGGACCGCTTCGGCGCCGAGATCCGCACGCACTACCCGCTGGAGCTCAAAGCGGAAGTCGGCGTCATCATGCAGGAGGCGCACCTGGCCGCCGAGGTGCCCGAGTACCTGGTGCAGGTGCTCGCCCGCTTCGCCCGCTATCTGCGTGAGTCCCGCTCGATCGACCAGCGTTCCGGGGTGTCGGCGCGGTTCGCGATCGCGGCCGCCGAAACGGTCGCCGCGGCCGCGCGTCACCGATCGGCGGTTCTGGGCGAGCACGAGTCGGTGGCCCGGGTAATCGACTTGGCCTCCATCGTGGAAGTGCTGCGCGGCAAGCTCGAGTTCGAGTCCGGCGAAGAGGGCCGCGAGCAGGCGGTGCTCGAACACCTCCTGCGGCGGGCCACCGCCGACACCGCGCAGCGACTGCTCGGCGGTATCGACGTCGGCCCGCTGGTGGTCGCGATCGAGAACGGCTCCGCGGTCACCACGGGTGAGCGGGTGGCGGCGCGCGACGTGCTGGACGCGGTTCCCGAAGTGCCCGCGATCGCCGAGATTCAGAAGCGTCTCGACGCGAAAAGCGACGGGCAGCGTGCCGCCGCCGTGGAGCTGGCGCTCGAAGCGCTGTATCTGGCCAAGCGGATCGACAAGGTGTCGGGCGAAGGCGAAACCACATATGGCTGA
- the purH gene encoding bifunctional phosphoribosylaminoimidazolecarboxamide formyltransferase/IMP cyclohydrolase codes for MTEGKRPIRRALISVYDKTGLAELARGLHDAGVSIVSTGSTAKSIAAEGVPVTPVEEVTGFPEVLDGRVKTLHPRVHAGLLADQRKPDHVSALAELGVEAFELVVVNLYPFSETVDSGAGIDECVEQIDIGGPSMVRAAAKNHPSVAVVVDPLGYDGVLAAVHAGGFTLDERKKLASLAFRHTAEYDVAVASWMGSVLAPEPGSPLPNWVGATWRRSAVLRYGENPHQQAALYRNDAAWPGLAQAEQLHGKEMSYNNYTDADAAWRAAFDHSETCVAIIKHANPCGIAVSSVSVADAHRKAHECDPLSAFGGVIAANTTVTVEMAETVADIFTEVIIAPAYEPGAVEVLARKKNIRVLVASEPQPGGTEFRQVSGGLLVQQRDEFTAAGDDPVNWTLATGEPAGPATLADLKFAWRVCRAVKSNAIVVAADGATVGVGMGQVNRVDAARLAVQRAGDRVRGAVAASDAFFPFPDGLEVLTEGGVKAIVHPGGSVRDDQVTEAAASAGISLYLTGARHFAH; via the coding sequence ATGACCGAGGGCAAGCGGCCGATTCGGCGGGCGTTGATCAGCGTCTACGACAAGACCGGCCTGGCCGAGTTGGCGCGCGGGCTGCACGATGCCGGGGTCAGCATCGTGTCGACCGGCTCCACCGCGAAAAGCATTGCCGCCGAGGGGGTCCCGGTAACCCCGGTGGAAGAGGTCACCGGCTTTCCCGAGGTGCTTGACGGGCGGGTCAAGACGCTGCACCCGCGTGTGCACGCCGGCCTGCTCGCCGATCAGCGTAAACCCGACCATGTTTCGGCGCTGGCCGAACTCGGTGTCGAGGCGTTCGAGCTGGTCGTGGTCAACCTGTATCCGTTCAGCGAGACCGTCGACTCCGGCGCCGGCATCGACGAATGTGTCGAGCAGATCGACATCGGCGGCCCCTCGATGGTTCGGGCCGCCGCAAAGAACCACCCCAGCGTCGCGGTGGTCGTCGACCCACTGGGCTATGACGGCGTGCTCGCCGCGGTGCACGCGGGCGGTTTCACGCTCGACGAGCGGAAGAAGCTGGCGTCGTTGGCATTTCGTCATACGGCCGAATACGACGTGGCGGTCGCGTCGTGGATGGGTTCGGTGCTGGCACCGGAGCCCGGAAGCCCGCTGCCCAACTGGGTCGGTGCCACCTGGCGGCGCAGTGCCGTGCTGCGCTACGGCGAGAACCCGCACCAGCAAGCCGCGCTCTACCGCAACGACGCCGCGTGGCCGGGCTTGGCGCAGGCGGAGCAACTACACGGCAAGGAGATGTCCTACAACAACTACACCGACGCCGACGCCGCATGGCGGGCCGCGTTCGACCATTCCGAGACGTGTGTGGCGATCATCAAGCACGCCAACCCGTGTGGCATCGCGGTGTCGTCGGTGTCGGTGGCCGACGCGCACCGCAAGGCCCACGAATGTGATCCGCTCTCGGCGTTCGGCGGCGTGATCGCGGCGAACACCACGGTGACCGTCGAGATGGCCGAGACCGTCGCCGACATCTTCACGGAAGTCATCATCGCCCCGGCCTACGAGCCGGGTGCGGTGGAGGTGCTCGCCCGCAAGAAGAACATCCGGGTCCTGGTGGCCTCCGAACCACAACCTGGGGGCACCGAGTTCCGCCAGGTCAGCGGCGGGCTGCTGGTACAACAGCGCGACGAGTTCACCGCTGCCGGCGACGACCCCGTCAACTGGACACTGGCCACCGGCGAGCCCGCCGGCCCGGCCACCTTGGCGGACCTGAAGTTCGCGTGGCGGGTGTGCCGGGCGGTGAAATCGAACGCGATCGTCGTCGCGGCGGACGGCGCCACCGTCGGTGTCGGTATGGGCCAGGTGAACCGTGTCGACGCCGCCCGCCTCGCGGTGCAGCGGGCCGGGGACCGGGTGCGGGGCGCGGTCGCCGCCTCCGACGCGTTCTTCCCGTTCCCCGACGGGTTGGAAGTGCTGACGGAGGGCGGCGTCAAAGCGATCGTCCACCCGGGCGGTTCCGTCCGCGACGACCAGGTCACCGAAGCGGCTGCCAGCGCGGGAATCTCGCTCTACCTCACCGGGGCGCGTCACTTCGCGCACTGA
- the purN gene encoding phosphoribosylglycinamide formyltransferase — MQQPLRVPPKVPARVVVLASGTGSLLRSLLDATGGEYPASIVAVGADRDCAALDIAAAASVPTYTVRLRDYPDREAWDVAITEATAAYEPDLIVSAGFMKILGPQFLSRFTGRIINTHPALLPAFPGAHAVPDALTYGVKVTGCSVHLVDAGTDTGPVLAQEAVPVLDDDDEATLHERIKVVERRLLVQVLAAVAVRGVTWTGRKATLG, encoded by the coding sequence GTGCAGCAGCCCCTCCGTGTGCCACCGAAGGTCCCCGCACGGGTCGTGGTGCTGGCATCGGGGACCGGTTCGCTGCTGCGCTCGCTACTCGACGCCACCGGGGGCGAGTACCCCGCGTCGATCGTCGCCGTCGGTGCGGACCGCGACTGCGCGGCCCTCGACATCGCCGCGGCCGCCTCGGTTCCCACCTATACCGTGCGGCTTCGCGACTACCCGGACCGGGAGGCGTGGGACGTCGCGATCACCGAAGCCACCGCTGCTTACGAGCCCGATCTGATCGTGTCCGCCGGATTCATGAAGATCCTTGGGCCACAGTTTCTTTCGCGGTTCACGGGACGGATCATCAACACGCACCCGGCGCTGCTGCCCGCATTCCCCGGCGCACACGCGGTACCCGATGCGCTCACCTACGGAGTGAAGGTGACCGGCTGCAGCGTGCATCTGGTGGACGCCGGAACCGACACCGGACCGGTGCTGGCCCAGGAGGCCGTCCCGGTCCTCGACGACGACGACGAGGCGACGCTGCACGAGCGGATCAAGGTCGTCGAACGACGACTACTGGTGCAAGTACTGGCCGCCGTGGCTGTCCGCGGCGTGACCTGGACCGGACGAAAGGCGACACTGGGATGA